Proteins from a single region of bacterium:
- a CDS encoding pitrilysin family protein — protein MRLTKNRSVPFSLLVACVALALGGCAGAPAPDALRDDPRAMRFATLALAPPQPKRVVLENGLVVFLLRDTEVPLVTVQALVRTGGVLEPADKVDLAELTGRLMRTGGTAAFSGPELSRRLESLGASIETGIGRQSGTASLSVLSPDLGVGIELLAEVLRRPVFDAAELERARRRRIEEIRRSNDEPNDIAFREFRTAVYGDDPRGRQPTPEMTAAITRDDIVDFHARSFRPDRTILGISGRFDEEELLALLRRHFGDWQPAGGAAPVFPVPSRPPQAGVYLAAKKLPQATIIMGHLAPPKDSPDFYAFSVVDHILGGSGFGSRLTSEIRSNRGLAYSVGSFYRGDIGYGVFGAYCMTKSASALEAARLMRGIIGRVRDEGVTAAELRRAKDAIVNNLIFSVDGTREVVAQRMSFEYDGLPADFLERYRDRIEAVSLEDVRAAAARLLHPEALSVVAVGEEAAIAPLAELGPVTKVTLRRY, from the coding sequence GCTGGGAGGCTGCGCGGGGGCGCCGGCCCCGGACGCGCTGCGCGACGACCCGCGCGCGATGCGCTTTGCGACGCTGGCGCTGGCGCCGCCGCAGCCGAAGCGCGTGGTGCTCGAGAACGGCCTCGTCGTGTTCCTGCTGCGCGACACGGAGGTGCCGCTCGTCACGGTCCAGGCGCTGGTGCGCACGGGGGGCGTGCTGGAGCCCGCCGACAAGGTCGACCTCGCGGAGCTGACCGGGCGCCTGATGCGCACCGGCGGCACCGCCGCCTTCAGCGGCCCGGAGCTGAGCCGGCGCCTCGAGTCGCTCGGGGCGTCCATCGAGACCGGCATCGGCCGGCAGTCGGGGACGGCGTCGCTCTCGGTGCTCTCGCCGGACCTCGGGGTCGGGATCGAGCTGCTCGCGGAGGTGCTGCGCCGCCCGGTCTTCGACGCGGCGGAGCTCGAACGCGCCCGCCGCCGCCGCATCGAGGAGATCCGCCGCAGCAACGACGAGCCCAACGACATCGCCTTCCGCGAGTTCCGGACGGCGGTCTACGGAGACGACCCGCGCGGCCGGCAGCCGACCCCCGAGATGACGGCGGCGATCACGCGCGACGACATCGTGGACTTCCACGCCCGGTCCTTCCGGCCCGACCGCACGATCCTCGGGATCAGCGGCCGCTTCGACGAGGAGGAGCTGCTGGCGCTGCTGCGCCGGCACTTCGGCGATTGGCAGCCGGCGGGGGGCGCGGCGCCGGTCTTCCCGGTGCCGTCGCGGCCGCCGCAGGCCGGGGTGTATCTGGCGGCGAAGAAGCTGCCGCAGGCGACGATCATCATGGGGCACCTGGCGCCGCCCAAGGACTCGCCCGACTTCTACGCCTTCTCGGTGGTCGACCACATCCTCGGCGGCTCCGGCTTCGGCTCGCGGCTGACGTCCGAGATCCGCTCGAACCGCGGGCTGGCCTACAGCGTTGGCAGCTTCTACCGCGGGGACATCGGCTACGGGGTCTTCGGGGCGTACTGCATGACCAAGAGCGCCAGCGCGCTGGAGGCCGCGCGGCTGATGCGCGGGATCATCGGGCGCGTGCGGGACGAGGGGGTCACGGCCGCCGAGCTGCGCCGGGCCAAGGACGCGATCGTGAACAACCTGATCTTCTCCGTCGACGGCACGCGCGAGGTGGTGGCGCAGCGGATGTCGTTCGAGTACGACGGCCTGCCCGCGGACTTCCTCGAGCGCTACCGCGACCGCATCGAGGCCGTGTCGCTCGAGGACGTGCGGGCCGCGGCCGCCCGCCTGCTGCACCCGGAGGCGCTCTCGGTGGTCGCCGTCGGCGAGGAGGCCGCGATCGCGCCGCTGGCAGAGCTGGGCCCGGTGACGAAGGTCACGCTGCGCCGGTACTAG